The Georgenia sp. TF02-10 genome segment GGAGCAGCACGGCGACGACGCGGTGACCACGCTGACCTACGACCTCGCCGGCAACGGCCGCAGCCAGATCCTGCGCACCCAGGGCTTCGTCAAGCTGGTGCGGCAGGTCGACGGCCCGGTGGTCGGCGTCCACCTCGTCGGCGAGCGGGTCGGCGAGCTCATCGGCGAGGCGCAGCTGGTCTACGGCTGGGAGGCGCACCCCGAGGACGTCGCCCCGCTGGTCCACGCGCACCCGACGCAGAACGAGGCGCTGGGCGAGGCGTTCCTCGCCCTCGCCGGCAAGCCGCTCCACACCCACAGCTGACCCGATCCACCCCACAGCAGTTCCAGCACCGACCCAGCCAGACCCAAGCGAAGACGAGGAATCCATGGCCACCGAAGTCAACCTCCCGGCACTCGGCGAATCCGTCACCGAGGGCACCGTCACCCGCTGGCTCAAGCAAGTCGGCGACCAGGTCGCGGTCGACGAGCCGCTGCTGGAGGTCTCCACCGACAAGGTCGACACCGAGATCCCCTCCCCCGTCGCCGGGACCCTGCTCGAGATCAAGGCCAACGAGGACGACACGGTGGAGGTCGGTGCCGTGCTCGCGATCGTCGGCGCCGAGGACGAGGCCTCCGCCGGCTCCGGTGACGCGCCCGAGCCGGACCAGTCCGGGCAGCAGGAGGAGCAGGCGCCTCAGCAGGAGGAGCAGAGCGCCGAGCAGGAGGAGCCGAGCCCGCAGGCGCAGCAGCCGGCGCCGGCCGAGCAGCCCTCGGCACCCGAGCCGCCGCGCTCCGAGACCCCGCCCCAGTCGGGTGGCCAGTCGGGTGAGCAGTCGGGTGGCCGGTCCGGTGGTGGCGACAGCACGCCGGTGACCCTGCCCGCGCTCGGCGAGTCGGTGACCGAGGGCACCGTCACCCGCTGGCTCAAGCAGGTCGGGGACGAGGTGGCCGTCGACGAGCCGCTGCTCGAGGTCTCCACCGACAAGGTCGACACCGAGATCCCCTCCCCCGTCGCCGGCACCCTGCTCGAGATCAAGGCGAGCGAGGACGAGACGGTCGAGGTGGGCGCCGAGCTGGCGATCATCGGCTCCGGCAGTCCGGCGCCGCAGCAGCAGGAGCAGGCTCCGGAGCCGCAGCAGCAGGAGCAGGCCCCGGAGCCGCAGCAGCAGGAGGCGCCCGCGCCCCAGCAGCAGGAAGAGCCGAAGCCGGCGCCCCAGCAGCAGGAGCAGGCTCCTGCGCCGCGCCAGGAGGAGAAGCAGGAGCAGCCGCAGCCGTCGGCGCCGAGCGGCGACGGCCCGGGCTACGTGACGCCGCTGGTGCGCAAGCTCGCGGCGCAGCACGACGTCGACCTGGCGACCGTCCAGGGCTCCGGCGTCGGCGGCCGGATCCGCAAGCAGGACGTGCTCGACGCGGCCGCGAAGAAGTCCCAGCCCGCCCCGGCGGCGGCCCCTGCGGCCTCCCCCGCCGCGGCCTCCCCGGCTTCCTCCGCGCCGGCGCCGGCGAGCCCGTCGCCGCTGCGCGGGCGCACGGAGAAGGTCAGCCGGCTGCGCAAGATCATCGCGGAGCGGATGGTCGAGTCGCTGCACGTGTCGGCCCAGCTCACGCAGGTGGTGGAGGTCGACGTCACCAACGTCGCCCGACTGCGCGAGAGCGTGAAGCAGGACTTCGTGGCCCGCGAGGGCGTGAAGCTGTCGTACCTGCCGTTCTTCGCCAAGGCGGCGATCGACGCGCTCAAGGAGCACCCGGCGCTCAACGCGACGCTCGACATGGAGGCGGGCACGGTCACCTACCACGACCAGGAGCACCTCGCGATCGCCGTCGACACCGAGAAGGGCCTCATCACCCCGGTGGTGAAGGGCGCCGGCGACCTGTCGATCTCGGGCCTGGCGAAGAAGATCGCCGACATCGCCCAGCGCACCCGCACCAACAAGATCGGCCCCGACGAGCTGTCCGGCGGCACGTTCACGATCACGAACCTCGGCAGCGTCGGCGCCCTCTGGGACACGCCGATCATCAACCAGCCGCAGGTCGCGATCCTCGGCCCGGGCGCGGTCGTCAAGCGGCCGGTCGTCATCGACGACCCGCAGCTCGGCGAGAC includes the following:
- the sucB gene encoding 2-oxoglutarate dehydrogenase, E2 component, dihydrolipoamide succinyltransferase; this translates as MATEVNLPALGESVTEGTVTRWLKQVGDQVAVDEPLLEVSTDKVDTEIPSPVAGTLLEIKANEDDTVEVGAVLAIVGAEDEASAGSGDAPEPDQSGQQEEQAPQQEEQSAEQEEPSPQAQQPAPAEQPSAPEPPRSETPPQSGGQSGEQSGGRSGGGDSTPVTLPALGESVTEGTVTRWLKQVGDEVAVDEPLLEVSTDKVDTEIPSPVAGTLLEIKASEDETVEVGAELAIIGSGSPAPQQQEQAPEPQQQEQAPEPQQQEAPAPQQQEEPKPAPQQQEQAPAPRQEEKQEQPQPSAPSGDGPGYVTPLVRKLAAQHDVDLATVQGSGVGGRIRKQDVLDAAAKKSQPAPAAAPAASPAAASPASSAPAPASPSPLRGRTEKVSRLRKIIAERMVESLHVSAQLTQVVEVDVTNVARLRESVKQDFVAREGVKLSYLPFFAKAAIDALKEHPALNATLDMEAGTVTYHDQEHLAIAVDTEKGLITPVVKGAGDLSISGLAKKIADIAQRTRTNKIGPDELSGGTFTITNLGSVGALWDTPIINQPQVAILGPGAVVKRPVVIDDPQLGETIAVRHMVYLALTYDHRLVDGADAGRFLQDVKKRLEAGKFEV